Part of the Thermococcus barossii genome is shown below.
GAGCTTTTTAGCCGCCTCGGCAACGGCACCATCAGCGATGACCGCGATTTTGGGCTCCTTCCCACGACCGTGGGGCAGCACAACCTCAAGCTTAAACCTGTTCTCCGGCTTGCGGAGGTCTATATCCTTGAGGTTGACTGCCATTTCGACGGTCTGTGTGAAGTTGCGCGGCTTAGCCCGGGCCTTCGCCTCCTTCACCGCTTCCACGAGTTTCTGCCTGTCAAAGGCCATTTACAGCCCTCCTTTCGTTTTTGATTTAAGCAACGAAAAGTCAAAAATGCGTAAAAAGAGGGATTTTTAAACTTTTCCCTCACTCCTCGGCGTTGGCGAAAATCTCGTCGTAAACGCCTTCGTCAATCTCCTTCTGGACTTCCCTCGGGTCCTTGCCCTCAACGGTAACGCCCATGCTGAGCGCCGTACCGATGACCTCCTTGGCGGCAGCCTTAAGGTCGGCCGCGAGCATCTGCTCCTGCTTGGCTTTGGCTATCCTGATGACCTGCTCCATCGTCAGGTTCCCGACCGGGCTGTGGCCGGGCTCACTGGAGCCCTTCGGGGCGCCGATCTCCTTCTTGATAAGCTGGCTGACCGGCGGGACACCGACCTCTATCTCGAAGGTCTTCTTCTTCGGGTCGGTGACGATGATCTTGACGGGAACCTGCATTCCCTCAAAGTCTTTGGTGGCCTTGTTTATCTCATCAACGACCTGCTTGACGTTGAGTCCGAGCGGACCGATGGCGGGACCGAGCGGGGGTCCGGGTGAAGCCTTTCCTCCCTCAACGAGCACCTCAACAACCTGTGCCATTTTTCTCACCTCTGTCTGTTGACCGTTCACTCCTTCTGGCGTTTGCTTATAAGTCTAACGTATTCGCCCCTCACCGTGACTGGAATCGGGACGATTGAGCCTATGAGCTCGACTACTATCTCGTCCTTGGCTT
Proteins encoded:
- a CDS encoding 50S ribosomal protein L11, encoding MAQVVEVLVEGGKASPGPPLGPAIGPLGLNVKQVVDEINKATKDFEGMQVPVKIIVTDPKKKTFEIEVGVPPVSQLIKKEIGAPKGSSEPGHSPVGNLTMEQVIRIAKAKQEQMLAADLKAAAKEVIGTALSMGVTVEGKDPREVQKEIDEGVYDEIFANAEE